The following is a genomic window from Bdellovibrionales bacterium.
GCGCAGGGATTTCACATATATTGATGACATCATCTCTGGCATTGTTGGGGTTTTAAACAATCCCATGCATGCTGAACCGGATGCGGTTCCGTGGCGTCTTTACAACATCGGTAATTCGCAGACGGAGACACTGATGGACTATATCAGCGAGATTGAAACGGCTTTGGGGAAAAAGGCGGTTTACGACTTCCTTCCCATGCAAGCCGGCGATGTTTACGAAACGTTTGCAGAAATTGATGCAACTAAAAAGGATTTCGGATATGCTCCGACAACGACCATTCGCGAAGGCATCCCGCGTTTTATTGAATGGTACAAAAATTATCATGGCGTCTAACGTCCAAAGAAATCAGAACATCTAGAAAGCTAGGAGACAGAAATGAATGTTATAATGCTTGGTGCCGGTTATGTCGGTTTGGTTTCCGGCGCATGCTTCGCTGAGTTTGGGGTGAATGTTACCTGCGTTGATCCAGATGAAGGTAAAATCCAACGCCTTCACGATGGCATCATCCCCATTTATGAACCTGGCCTTGATGATCTTGTTAAAAAGAATGTGGCCGCAGGCCGCCTTAATTTTTCAACGGCGCTAGCTAAATGCGCCCCCGAAGTAGATGCTGTTTTTATCGCCGTCGGCACGCCAACGCGACGCGGGGATGGTCATGCAGATCTGTCTTATGTGTATCAAGCGGCGCGTGATATCGCGGCCTATTTGACGCCCGACCATTTTACTGTTGTTGTGACTAAATCCACCGTTCCCATCGGCACAGGCCGTGAGGTGGAGAAGATCATTCGTGAAGTCAATCCATTATCCAGCTTTGGTGTCGCTTCAAACCCAGAGTTCCTGCGCGAAGGCTCTGCCATCGGCGATTTCATGCGCCCTGACCGCGTCGTCTTTGGAACGAACAGTGAGAAGGCTGCCGACGTCATGAAGGCGCTTTATCGCCCGCTTTACCTGCTTGAAACGCCTATCGTCCAAACGACACTGGAATCCTCCGAGCTGACAAAATATGCTGGCAATGCTTTCTTGGCGACTAAGATTACCTTTATCAATGAAATGGCTGACCTTTGCGAAAAAGTCGGTGCGAACGTACAAGACGTTGCACGCGGCATTGGGCTTGATGGCCGTATCGGCAAAAAGTTTCTGCATGCAGGCCCTGGCTATGGCGGCTCATGCTTTCCCAAAGATACGCTCGCGCTTGTGAAAACGGCGCAGCAAGTTGGCTCGCCTGTGCGGATCGTGGAAACTGTTGTCGATATCAACAACAAGCGCAAGGCTCATATGTCCGAGCGAGTAATCGCTGCGGCTGGCGGCGACGTAAAAGGCAAGATCGTTGCCGTTTTGGGCGTATCATTCAAGCCAAACACGGACGACATGCGTGACTCTGTTGCCCTAGACGTAATCCCTG
Proteins encoded in this region:
- a CDS encoding UDP-glucose/GDP-mannose dehydrogenase family protein, translated to MNVIMLGAGYVGLVSGACFAEFGVNVTCVDPDEGKIQRLHDGIIPIYEPGLDDLVKKNVAAGRLNFSTALAKCAPEVDAVFIAVGTPTRRGDGHADLSYVYQAARDIAAYLTPDHFTVVVTKSTVPIGTGREVEKIIREVNPLSSFGVASNPEFLREGSAIGDFMRPDRVVFGTNSEKAADVMKALYRPLYLLETPIVQTTLESSELTKYAGNAFLATKITFINEMADLCEKVGANVQDVARGIGLDGRIGKKFLHAGPGYGGSCFPKDTLALVKTAQQVGSPVRIVETVVDINNKRKAHMSERVIAAAGGDVKGKIVAVLGVSFKPNTDDMRDSVALDVIPVLQAAGATVQAFDPVAMEEAGKLLPNVTWAKDTYGALKGACVAVILTEWNEFRSLDFDRAKSVMAAPVLVDLRNIYKPEEMAKTAFSYTSIGR